A part of Loxodonta africana isolate mLoxAfr1 chromosome 11, mLoxAfr1.hap2, whole genome shotgun sequence genomic DNA contains:
- the TMEM160 gene encoding transmembrane protein 160 produces the protein MGGGWWWARAVRLARLRFRGALLPPPRPRSGGSRGSFAPGHGPRAGASPPPVSELDRADAWLLRKAHETAFLSWFRNGLLASGIGVISFMQSDMGREAAYGFFLLGGLCVVWGGASYAVGLAALRGPMQLSLGGAAAGVAAVLAAGLLWACAVGLYMGQLELDVELVPEDDGTATTEGPDEAGRPPSE, from the exons ATGGGAGGCGGCTGGTGGTGGGCTCGGGCTGTCCGCCTGGCCCGACTCCGCTTCCGGGGGGCGCTGCTGCCGCCACCGCGGCCTCGGAGCGGGGGCTCCCGGGGATCCTTCGCCCCCGGCCACGGCCCCCGCGCGGGGGCTTCCCCACCCCCCGTGTCCGAGCTGGATCGCGCGGATGCCTGGCTCCTCCGGAAGGCGCATGAGACAG cttTCCTCTCCTGGTTCCGCAATGGCCTCCTGGCCTCAGGCATTGGGGTCATCTCCTTCATGCAGAGTGACATGGGTCGGGAAGCAGCATATG GCTTCTTCCTGTTAGGCGGCCTGTGTGTGGTGTGGGGCGGCGCCTCCTATGCCGTGGGCCTGGCTGCACTGCGGGGACCCATGCAGCTCTCACTGGGGGGTGCAGCCGCAGGGGTCGCAGCTGTGCTGGCAGCCGGCCTGCTCTGGGCCTGTGCAGTTGGCCTCTACATGGGCCAGCTCGAGCTGGACGTGGAGCTGGTGCCCGAGGACGACGGGACGGCCACCACTGAAGGCCCCGACGAGGCGGGACGGCCACCGTCTGAGTGA